In Spirochaetaceae bacterium, the DNA window TTACTACCTGTACTACCAGGCGGTGCGATACCCGTACGGGACGCGCACCCGTAACGTGGTCGGCATGGCGTGGGCGGACACGCCGCAGGGCCCCTGGCATCGCCACGGCGAGCCCGTGCTGACGCCCGGCACGCCCGGCGAGTGGCGCGGTGACGACGACGGCAACGCGGTGACCCGCTACGGCGCCTGGGACAGCCACAAGGTACATGACCCGCAGCCGCTGGTACGCGGCGGCAAGGTGTGGCTCTACTACAAGGGCCAGCCGATGGGCTGGGGCACCGGCGGCGACGGCGGCATCGGCTGGGGTGTAGCGACCGCCGACTGCCCCGAGGGGCCGTTCGTGAAGTCGCCGCTCAACCCGGTGACCAACAGCGGCCACGAGACGCTGCTGTTCCCGTACCGTGAGGGCGTGGCCGCCATCTGCAACCACGACGGGCCGGAGAAGGACACCGTGCAGTACGCGCCCGACGGCCTCAACTTCGAGGTGAAGGCGCACGTGGTGCTGCCGCCGCCCGCCGGTGCGCCGTACGCGCCCGACCTGTTCACGGACAACGGCGACGGGCGCGGCATTACCTGGGGTCTCGCGCACCTGGCGCGGGAGGAGCTGAAGTCCGGCAACTCCTACCTGGTCCGCTTCGACTGCAACCTGTCGCGCGACCGGGAACGGCCCGGATTCCGCCGCTCCAATCATCGCTTTCCGGAGACGGTCTACTTCTCACCCGACCTGCTGTTCACCGGCGCGACTGCGCCCGAAACCCGCCCTGCGCACACGGCGCGGCCCAGCCACCGGAGACCGGGCGCCGGGGCCGGCGCCAATTCTGGCCGCTACGAGCCGGACCGCGCCGGGACCGGCCCGGAGCCGCCCACCGCTCCGGTCGCCGCG includes these proteins:
- a CDS encoding family 43 glycosylhydrolase → MRLVDDRPSLPGEPPRSKPDQQLSAATHRLYDRWGRYGDSASEFYTTFRYSLLPGLGPEPGVTRRDPTAVVHAAGCFHAWYTRRAGGDRDAGNQAHTARTQRWDVAAYDWDLAEIWHATSADGITWREEGRAVARGPRDAFDGRSVFTPGILVWRGRYYLYYQAVRYPYGTRTRNVVGMAWADTPQGPWHRHGEPVLTPGTPGEWRGDDDGNAVTRYGAWDSHKVHDPQPLVRGGKVWLYYKGQPMGWGTGGDGGIGWGVATADCPEGPFVKSPLNPVTNSGHETLLFPYREGVAAICNHDGPEKDTVQYAPDGLNFEVKAHVVLPPPAGAPYAPDLFTDNGDGRGITWGLAHLAREELKSGNSYLVRFDCNLSRDRERPGFRRSNHRFPETVYFSPDLLFTGATAPETRPAHTARPSHRRPGAGAGANSGRYEPDRAGTGPEPPTAPVAAGAHRCGPAAVPAAAAAPDAAAAPAAAAAVSYTHSRAHAVSYTHQRAHVAG